A part of Pseudochaenichthys georgianus chromosome 23, fPseGeo1.2, whole genome shotgun sequence genomic DNA contains:
- the llgl2 gene encoding LLGL scribble cell polarity complex component 2 isoform X1, with product MKRFRRHGQESQRDRLKQELFQFNKTVEHGFPHQPSALGYSPSLQLLAIGTRSGAIKLYGAPGVEFMGLHDENAAVTQVHFLPHQVELVTLLDDNSLHMWTLKAHTGLSELLEIGRFTLTGPPGAPPSVTRVTAVLAHSSGELLLLGTEGGHVFIVEVPGFRELEERNISLDQVASSVPDDYIGRRNLEHVEALQENPVNPNQVVIGYGRGLMVIWDLEKQSAVQHIPATQQLESVWWTEDGDYLLSSHSDGSYCRWMVSGVDVNEEEEKSDIPYGHFPCKAISKIIQLPTEEGPPFLLFSGGMPRASYGDRHCITVIHGKTHVALDFTSRIIDFFAIRDGRQHTGEPSALVVLVEEELVVIDLLTEGWPVIQTPYLVPLHSSAITCSHHVSAIPLKLWERVLAAGDLQSTHYSKKPWPITGGQNLAPDPPQRDLLLTGHEDGTVRFWDASGVCLCPMYKLSTAGVFHTDADPNDNMNQGSEGEWPPFRKVGCFDPYSDDPRLGVQKIHLCKYSGYLTVAGTAGQILMLELNDEAAEQTVEAKVVDLLQGQEGFRWKGHTQLDVREEPVLFPPGFQPFALVQCQPPAVVTALTLHSEWKLVAFGTSHGFGLYDYQQKNNVLIKCTLNPSDQLAMEGPLSRVKSIKKSLRQSFRRIRRSRVSLRKHHVTHSNKLQDANARLEAELAEMELAPVQRKIEARSSDDSFTGLVRTIYFADTFLSDSSHNTPSLWAGTNGGCVFAYMLRLPPVEHRAEEPVTAQPAKEIQLMHRAPVVGIVVLDGHGAPLPEPLEVAHDLARSPDMQGSHHLLVISEEQFKMFTLPKVSAKMKLKLTAVDGSRVRRVGVSWFGSSRSEDYGESGLVVLTNQGDVHVVSLPNVKMQVHYPCVRREDVSGIASCVFTKHGQGFYLISPSEFERFSVSTRCVVEPRCLVEVPLHSSTQRRPQPDGASSAHRNARQDSEDAESAAKRVMEHALLNDEKVLEEIQKSLEGDQTSILDNNVKSAVA from the exons ATGAAGAGGTTCAGGAGACACGGCCAGGAGTCCCAGAGAGACCGGCTCAAACAGGAACTCTTCCAGTTTAACAAG ACGGTGGAGCATGGATTCCCCCACCAGCCCAGCGCCCTGGGCTACAGTCCCTCCCTGCAGCTGCTGGCCATCGGTACCCGCTCCGGGGCCATCAAACT GTATGGAGCTCCAGGTGTAGAGTTCATGGGTCTGCATGATGAGAACGCTGCTGTCACACAGGTGCACTTCCTGCCCCACCAG GTTGAGCTGGTGACGCTGCTGGATGACAACAGTCTGCACATGTGGACGTTGAAAGCTCACACAGGACTCTCTGAACTCCTGGAGATAGGACGCTTCACTCTCACTGGACCTCctgg tgcCCCCCCCAGTGTGACCAGAGTGACGGCAGTGCTGGCTCACTCCTCTggagagctgctgctgctgggcacAGAGGGAGGACACGTGTTCATAGTGGAGGTGCCCGGCTTCAGAGAGCTGGAGGAGAGGAACATCAGTCTGGACCAGGTCGCCAGCAG TGTACCGGACGACTACATCGGCCGCAGGAATCTAGAACACGTAGAGGCCTTACAGGAGAACCCGGTCAACCCAAACCAGGTTGTTATTGGCTACGGACGAGGTCTCATGGTCATCTGGGATCTGGAGAAACAGAGTGCCGTCCAGCACATCCCCGCAACACAG CAACTGGAGAGTGTGTGGTGGACAGAGGATGGGGACTACCTTCTCAGTTCACACAGTGATGGAAGTTACTGTCGGTGGATGGTGAGTGGCGTGGACGTgaacgaggaggaggagaagtcagACATTCCCTATG GACACTTCCCATGCAAGGCCATTTCAAAGATAATTCAGCTGCCTACAGAAGAAGG gcctcCGTTCCTCCTCTTCAGCGGGGGTATGCCCAGGGCCAGCTACGGGGACAGACACTGCATCACAGTGATCCACGGCAAAACACACGTGGCTCTGGACTTCACCTCCAGGATCATCGACTTCTTCGCCATCAGAGACGGACGGCAGCACACAG GAGAGCCCAGTGCGCTGGTGGTGCTGGTGGAGGAGGAGCTGGTAGTGATCGACCTGCTGACAGAGGGCTGGCCGGTCATCCAGACCCCGTACCTGGTGCCCCTCCACAGCTCAGCCATCACCTGCTCCCACCACGTCTCCGCCATCCCCCTCAAACTGTGGGAGAGGGTCCTCGCTGCGGGAGACCTGCAGAGCACACACTACTCTAAAAAG CCGTGGCCAATCACAGGAGGCCAGAATCTGGCCCCCGACCCCCCACAGAGAGACCTGCTGCTCACAGG GCACGAGGACGGGACGGTGCGTTTCTGGGATGCATCAGGTGTCTGTCTGTGCCCCATGTATAAGTTGAGCACCGCCGGAGTGTTCCACACAGACGCTGACCCCAATGACAACATGAACCAGGGCAGTGAGGGAGAGTGGCCGCCCTTcagaaag GTCGGCTGCTTTGACCCGTACAGCGACGACCCGAGGCTCGGCGTGCAGAAGATCCATCTTTGTAAATACAGTGGTTACCTGACTGTGGCTGGCACTGCGGGCCAG ATCCTGATGCTGGAGCTGAATGACGAGGCAGCGGAGCAGACGGTGGAGGCTAAAGTGGTGGACCTGCTGCAGGGCCAGGAGGGCTTCCGCTGGAAG GGCCACACGCAGCTGGATGTGCGGGAGGAGCCTGTTCTGTTCCCTCCAGGCTTCCAGCCCTTTGCTCTGGTGCAGTGTCAGCCCCCTGCTGTGGTCACCGCCCTCACCCTGCACTCGGAGTGGAAGCTGGTAGCGTTTGGAACCAGCCACGGCTTTGGTCTGTACGACTACCAACAGAAGAACAACGTCCTCATTAA GTGCACCCTGAATCCCAGTGACCAGCTGGCCATGGAGGGTCCTCTGTCCCGGGTGAAGAGCATAAAGAAGTCCCTCCGACAGTCCTTCAGGAGAATCAGACGCAGCAGAGTGTCGCTAAGGAAACATCACGTCACCCACTCTAACAAG CTCCAGGATGCCAACGCCCGTCTGGAGGCTGAGCTGGCAGAGATGGAGCTGGCTCCTGTCCAGAGGAAGATCGAGGCCCGCTCCTCAGACGACTCGTTCACCGGCCTCGTACGGACCATCTACTTCGCAGACACCTTCCTCTCAGACA GTTCACACAACACTCCCTCCCTATGGGCAGGGACCAATGGTGGCTGTGTGTTTGCGTACATGCTCCGCCTCCCTCCCGTagagcacagagcggaggagccgGTCACGGCACAGCCGG CTAAGGAGATCCAGCTGATGCACCGGGCTCCTGTGGTTGGCATCGTGGTGCTGGACGGTCACGGGGCCCCTCTCCCCGAGCCCCTCGAGGTGGCCCACGACCTCGCCCGCTCACCTGACATGCAGGGCTCACACCACCTGCTGGTCATCTCTGAGGAGCAGTTCAAG ATGTTCACGCTGCCAAAGGTGAGTGCTAAGATGAAGCTGAAGCTGACGGCTGTGGACGGCTCCAGAGTGCGGCGGGTGGGCGTGTCCTGGTTCGGCAGCAGCCGCTCAGAGGACTACGGTGAGAGCGGCCTGGTGGTTCTGACCAATCAGGGCGACGTCCACGTGGTGTCCCTGCCCAACGTGAAGATGCAGGTCCATTACCCCTGTGTCCGGAGGGAGGACGTCAGCGGCATCGCTTCCTGTGTGTTCACCAAGCATGGCCAGG GCTTCTACCTGATCTCTCCCTCTGAGTTTGAGCGCTTCTCCGTGTCCACCCGCTGCGTGGTGGAGCCCCGCTGCCTGGTGGAGGTTCCTCTTCATTCCTCCACCCAGCGCAGGCCTCAACCTGACGGAGCTTCATCTGCTCATAG AAACGCCAGACAGGACAGTGAGGATGCAG AGAGTGCAGCTAAACGTGTAATGGAGCATGCTTTGCTGAATGACGAGA AAGTACTTGAGGAGATCCAGAAGTCACTAGAAGGAGACCAAAC GTCGATCCTGGACAATAATGTGAAGAGTGCTGTCGCTTAA
- the llgl2 gene encoding LLGL scribble cell polarity complex component 2 isoform X2 has translation MKRFRRHGQESQRDRLKQELFQFNKTVEHGFPHQPSALGYSPSLQLLAIGTRSGAIKLYGAPGVEFMGLHDENAAVTQVHFLPHQVELVTLLDDNSLHMWTLKAHTGLSELLEIGRFTLTGPPGAPPSVTRVTAVLAHSSGELLLLGTEGGHVFIVEVPGFRELEERNISLDQVASSVPDDYIGRRNLEHVEALQENPVNPNQVVIGYGRGLMVIWDLEKQSAVQHIPATQQLESVWWTEDGDYLLSSHSDGSYCRWMVSGVDVNEEEEKSDIPYGHFPCKAISKIIQLPTEEGPPFLLFSGGMPRASYGDRHCITVIHGKTHVALDFTSRIIDFFAIRDGRQHTGEPSALVVLVEEELVVIDLLTEGWPVIQTPYLVPLHSSAITCSHHVSAIPLKLWERVLAAGDLQSTHYSKKPWPITGGQNLAPDPPQRDLLLTGHEDGTVRFWDASGVCLCPMYKLSTAGVFHTDADPNDNMNQGSEGEWPPFRKVGCFDPYSDDPRLGVQKIHLCKYSGYLTVAGTAGQILMLELNDEAAEQTVEAKVVDLLQGQEGFRWKGHTQLDVREEPVLFPPGFQPFALVQCQPPAVVTALTLHSEWKLVAFGTSHGFGLYDYQQKNNVLIKCTLNPSDQLAMEGPLSRVKSIKKSLRQSFRRIRRSRVSLRKHHVTHSNKLQDANARLEAELAEMELAPVQRKIEARSSDDSFTGLVRTIYFADTFLSDSSHNTPSLWAGTNGGCVFAYMLRLPPVEHRAEEPVTAQPAKEIQLMHRAPVVGIVVLDGHGAPLPEPLEVAHDLARSPDMQGSHHLLVISEEQFKMFTLPKVSAKMKLKLTAVDGSRVRRVGVSWFGSSRSEDYGESGLVVLTNQGDVHVVSLPNVKMQVHYPCVRREDVSGIASCVFTKHGQGFYLISPSEFERFSVSTRCVVEPRCLVEVPLHSSTQRRPQPDGASSAHRNARQDSEDAEVLEEIQKSLEGDQTSILDNNVKSAVA, from the exons ATGAAGAGGTTCAGGAGACACGGCCAGGAGTCCCAGAGAGACCGGCTCAAACAGGAACTCTTCCAGTTTAACAAG ACGGTGGAGCATGGATTCCCCCACCAGCCCAGCGCCCTGGGCTACAGTCCCTCCCTGCAGCTGCTGGCCATCGGTACCCGCTCCGGGGCCATCAAACT GTATGGAGCTCCAGGTGTAGAGTTCATGGGTCTGCATGATGAGAACGCTGCTGTCACACAGGTGCACTTCCTGCCCCACCAG GTTGAGCTGGTGACGCTGCTGGATGACAACAGTCTGCACATGTGGACGTTGAAAGCTCACACAGGACTCTCTGAACTCCTGGAGATAGGACGCTTCACTCTCACTGGACCTCctgg tgcCCCCCCCAGTGTGACCAGAGTGACGGCAGTGCTGGCTCACTCCTCTggagagctgctgctgctgggcacAGAGGGAGGACACGTGTTCATAGTGGAGGTGCCCGGCTTCAGAGAGCTGGAGGAGAGGAACATCAGTCTGGACCAGGTCGCCAGCAG TGTACCGGACGACTACATCGGCCGCAGGAATCTAGAACACGTAGAGGCCTTACAGGAGAACCCGGTCAACCCAAACCAGGTTGTTATTGGCTACGGACGAGGTCTCATGGTCATCTGGGATCTGGAGAAACAGAGTGCCGTCCAGCACATCCCCGCAACACAG CAACTGGAGAGTGTGTGGTGGACAGAGGATGGGGACTACCTTCTCAGTTCACACAGTGATGGAAGTTACTGTCGGTGGATGGTGAGTGGCGTGGACGTgaacgaggaggaggagaagtcagACATTCCCTATG GACACTTCCCATGCAAGGCCATTTCAAAGATAATTCAGCTGCCTACAGAAGAAGG gcctcCGTTCCTCCTCTTCAGCGGGGGTATGCCCAGGGCCAGCTACGGGGACAGACACTGCATCACAGTGATCCACGGCAAAACACACGTGGCTCTGGACTTCACCTCCAGGATCATCGACTTCTTCGCCATCAGAGACGGACGGCAGCACACAG GAGAGCCCAGTGCGCTGGTGGTGCTGGTGGAGGAGGAGCTGGTAGTGATCGACCTGCTGACAGAGGGCTGGCCGGTCATCCAGACCCCGTACCTGGTGCCCCTCCACAGCTCAGCCATCACCTGCTCCCACCACGTCTCCGCCATCCCCCTCAAACTGTGGGAGAGGGTCCTCGCTGCGGGAGACCTGCAGAGCACACACTACTCTAAAAAG CCGTGGCCAATCACAGGAGGCCAGAATCTGGCCCCCGACCCCCCACAGAGAGACCTGCTGCTCACAGG GCACGAGGACGGGACGGTGCGTTTCTGGGATGCATCAGGTGTCTGTCTGTGCCCCATGTATAAGTTGAGCACCGCCGGAGTGTTCCACACAGACGCTGACCCCAATGACAACATGAACCAGGGCAGTGAGGGAGAGTGGCCGCCCTTcagaaag GTCGGCTGCTTTGACCCGTACAGCGACGACCCGAGGCTCGGCGTGCAGAAGATCCATCTTTGTAAATACAGTGGTTACCTGACTGTGGCTGGCACTGCGGGCCAG ATCCTGATGCTGGAGCTGAATGACGAGGCAGCGGAGCAGACGGTGGAGGCTAAAGTGGTGGACCTGCTGCAGGGCCAGGAGGGCTTCCGCTGGAAG GGCCACACGCAGCTGGATGTGCGGGAGGAGCCTGTTCTGTTCCCTCCAGGCTTCCAGCCCTTTGCTCTGGTGCAGTGTCAGCCCCCTGCTGTGGTCACCGCCCTCACCCTGCACTCGGAGTGGAAGCTGGTAGCGTTTGGAACCAGCCACGGCTTTGGTCTGTACGACTACCAACAGAAGAACAACGTCCTCATTAA GTGCACCCTGAATCCCAGTGACCAGCTGGCCATGGAGGGTCCTCTGTCCCGGGTGAAGAGCATAAAGAAGTCCCTCCGACAGTCCTTCAGGAGAATCAGACGCAGCAGAGTGTCGCTAAGGAAACATCACGTCACCCACTCTAACAAG CTCCAGGATGCCAACGCCCGTCTGGAGGCTGAGCTGGCAGAGATGGAGCTGGCTCCTGTCCAGAGGAAGATCGAGGCCCGCTCCTCAGACGACTCGTTCACCGGCCTCGTACGGACCATCTACTTCGCAGACACCTTCCTCTCAGACA GTTCACACAACACTCCCTCCCTATGGGCAGGGACCAATGGTGGCTGTGTGTTTGCGTACATGCTCCGCCTCCCTCCCGTagagcacagagcggaggagccgGTCACGGCACAGCCGG CTAAGGAGATCCAGCTGATGCACCGGGCTCCTGTGGTTGGCATCGTGGTGCTGGACGGTCACGGGGCCCCTCTCCCCGAGCCCCTCGAGGTGGCCCACGACCTCGCCCGCTCACCTGACATGCAGGGCTCACACCACCTGCTGGTCATCTCTGAGGAGCAGTTCAAG ATGTTCACGCTGCCAAAGGTGAGTGCTAAGATGAAGCTGAAGCTGACGGCTGTGGACGGCTCCAGAGTGCGGCGGGTGGGCGTGTCCTGGTTCGGCAGCAGCCGCTCAGAGGACTACGGTGAGAGCGGCCTGGTGGTTCTGACCAATCAGGGCGACGTCCACGTGGTGTCCCTGCCCAACGTGAAGATGCAGGTCCATTACCCCTGTGTCCGGAGGGAGGACGTCAGCGGCATCGCTTCCTGTGTGTTCACCAAGCATGGCCAGG GCTTCTACCTGATCTCTCCCTCTGAGTTTGAGCGCTTCTCCGTGTCCACCCGCTGCGTGGTGGAGCCCCGCTGCCTGGTGGAGGTTCCTCTTCATTCCTCCACCCAGCGCAGGCCTCAACCTGACGGAGCTTCATCTGCTCATAG AAACGCCAGACAGGACAGTGAGGATGCAG AAGTACTTGAGGAGATCCAGAAGTCACTAGAAGGAGACCAAAC GTCGATCCTGGACAATAATGTGAAGAGTGCTGTCGCTTAA
- the LOC139432981 gene encoding LOW QUALITY PROTEIN: keratin-associated protein 10-8-like (The sequence of the model RefSeq protein was modified relative to this genomic sequence to represent the inferred CDS: deleted 2 bases in 2 codons) yields CLRAACVLPACLRAACLPACCLRAACLPACCLPACCLPVCVLPACCVLPACCLPVCCLPVCVLPCLPAVCCLRVCCLPVCCLPVCCL; encoded by the exons tgcctgcgtgCTGCCTGcgtgctgcctgcctgcctgcgtgctgcctgcctgcctgcgtgCTGCCTGcgtgctgcctgcctgcctgcgtgCTGCCTGCCTGCGTGCtgcctgcctgtgtgtgtgttgcctgcgtgt tgcgtgctgcCTGCGTGCTGCCTGCCTGTGTGCtgcctgcctgtgtgtgtgctgcct tgcCTGCCTGCG GTGTGCTGCCTGCGTGTGTGCTGCCTGCCTGTGTGCTGCCTGCCTGTGTGCTGCCTG